From a region of the Coleofasciculus sp. FACHB-1120 genome:
- a CDS encoding NblA/ycf18 family protein, with the protein MNQPIELSLEQQFSIRSFESQVENMSREQAQHFLVKLYEQMVMREATYKHLLKHQWGLEPNPQE; encoded by the coding sequence ATGAACCAACCTATCGAACTGTCTCTCGAACAACAATTCAGCATCCGTTCCTTTGAAAGCCAAGTGGAGAATATGAGCCGCGAACAAGCTCAGCACTTCTTGGTCAAGCTCTATGAACAAATGGTGATGCGCGAAGCTACATATAAGCATCTTCTGAAGCACCAATGGGGCTTAGAGCCAAATCCTCAGGAATAG
- the rpsU gene encoding 30S ribosomal protein S21 yields MTQVVVGENEGIESALRRFKRQVSKAGIFPDIRRQRHFETPLEKRKRKAIARRRKKRFRY; encoded by the coding sequence ATGACCCAAGTAGTTGTAGGCGAAAATGAAGGCATTGAGTCAGCCCTGCGCCGATTTAAGCGTCAAGTCTCTAAAGCAGGGATTTTTCCAGACATAAGACGGCAACGTCACTTTGAGACTCCTTTGGAAAAACGCAAGCGCAAAGCGATCGCGAGAAGGCGTAAGAAGCGTTTCCGCTACTAA
- a CDS encoding RNA-binding protein, protein MSIYVGNLSYDVTQEDLSSVFAEYGTVKRVQLPTDRETGRMRGFAFVEMDTETEETAAIEALNGAEWMGRELKVNKAKPREDRGGGGRPGGSWGGNNRGDGGGAGGGAGGYRRY, encoded by the coding sequence ATGTCAATCTATGTAGGCAACCTATCCTACGACGTTACGCAAGAGGATCTCAGCAGTGTCTTTGCTGAGTATGGAACTGTTAAACGGGTTCAGTTACCAACTGATCGCGAAACGGGTCGCATGCGTGGGTTTGCTTTCGTGGAAATGGATACAGAAACGGAAGAAACTGCTGCCATAGAAGCTCTCAACGGCGCTGAGTGGATGGGGCGAGAGCTAAAAGTGAACAAAGCCAAGCCTCGTGAGGATAGAGGAGGCGGAGGTCGTCCTGGTGGTAGCTGGGGCGGTAACAATAGAGGCGATGGCGGCGGTGCTGGCGGCGGTGCTGGCGGTTATCGACGCTACTAA
- a CDS encoding ABC transporter ATP-binding protein, producing MTESLFCVENLRVAYPSRRSTSMPSWAVDDVSFTLEPGEKLGLVGESGCGKSTLGRAAMRLLPASSRIEGRVTFAGKSVFDLTPAQLRRFRGEAVALVFQDPMTRLDPLMTIGKHCLETIGSHQPHLSRQQRKEKVLETLDAVKIPASRWSQYPHEFSGGMRQRVAIALALLLNPKLIVADEPTTSLDVTVAAQILQELTRLCREREMALLLISHDLAMVGEYCDRIAVMYAGKMVETGSPQSIFRQPQHEYTRSLLEAAFHIRRYDTGAEEPQSNEPLPTPLLRIKNLQQYYTLESNFLGQFFSKDVPVIKAVDDINLELYPGEILGLVGESGCGKSTLSRTILQLIRPTKGSVEFLGQDLTQMSTKAVRASRRQIQMVFQDPHACLNPLMTVGESIADPLFIHKLASADEAKAQVMQMLERVGLTPTTEYYERYPSDLSGGQQQRVAIARALITRPKLLICDEPVSMLDASVQTQVLELMLELKRDFELTYLFITHDLSVARFLCDRIAVMNAGRIVELGSTHEIFTNPQHPYTQTLLQAAPLLVSQPPK from the coding sequence ATGACTGAGAGCCTGTTTTGTGTAGAAAATCTCCGGGTTGCTTATCCCAGCCGTCGGTCTACTTCCATGCCTTCCTGGGCAGTGGATGATGTTTCTTTCACGTTAGAACCTGGAGAGAAACTGGGATTAGTAGGAGAATCAGGCTGCGGTAAATCAACTCTGGGAAGGGCAGCAATGCGCTTGTTACCAGCCTCGTCTCGCATTGAGGGGCGGGTGACGTTTGCTGGGAAGTCGGTTTTCGATCTGACACCGGCACAGTTACGGCGGTTTCGGGGGGAAGCGGTGGCGCTGGTGTTTCAAGATCCGATGACGCGCCTCGATCCCCTGATGACGATCGGAAAGCACTGTCTGGAAACTATCGGGAGTCATCAACCTCATCTGTCACGACAACAGAGGAAGGAAAAGGTACTGGAAACACTGGATGCAGTAAAGATCCCGGCAAGTCGATGGTCGCAGTATCCTCACGAGTTTAGTGGAGGGATGCGGCAACGGGTCGCGATCGCGCTGGCTTTGCTTCTCAACCCAAAGCTAATTGTGGCAGATGAGCCTACGACCAGTTTAGACGTGACCGTAGCCGCGCAGATTTTACAAGAATTGACGCGACTGTGCCGGGAACGGGAGATGGCATTGTTGCTGATTTCTCACGATTTGGCAATGGTGGGAGAGTATTGCGATCGCATTGCGGTGATGTATGCCGGGAAAATGGTAGAAACGGGTTCGCCCCAGTCTATTTTTCGGCAACCGCAGCACGAATATACGCGATCGCTTCTGGAAGCGGCTTTTCACATCCGGAGATATGACACCGGAGCCGAGGAGCCGCAGAGCAATGAACCCTTACCAACCCCCCTACTGCGAATCAAAAATTTGCAGCAATACTACACCTTAGAGAGCAATTTCCTGGGACAGTTTTTTTCCAAAGATGTCCCCGTTATTAAAGCAGTAGATGATATCAACTTGGAACTTTATCCGGGGGAAATTTTAGGCTTAGTCGGGGAATCTGGATGCGGGAAGAGTACCTTGTCCCGGACGATCTTGCAGTTAATTCGTCCCACGAAGGGAAGCGTTGAGTTTCTGGGACAGGATTTAACTCAGATGTCTACTAAAGCTGTGCGAGCATCGCGGCGGCAAATCCAAATGGTGTTTCAAGATCCCCATGCTTGCCTCAATCCGCTGATGACGGTGGGTGAAAGTATTGCCGATCCCCTGTTTATTCACAAACTGGCTAGCGCTGATGAGGCGAAAGCGCAGGTAATGCAGATGCTTGAGCGAGTGGGCTTAACGCCTACAACCGAGTATTATGAGCGGTATCCCTCAGATTTATCGGGAGGACAGCAGCAACGGGTCGCGATCGCCCGGGCTTTGATTACTCGCCCCAAACTGCTCATCTGCGATGAGCCGGTGAGTATGCTGGATGCCAGCGTCCAGACACAGGTACTGGAGTTAATGTTAGAGTTAAAGCGAGACTTCGAGTTAACGTATTTGTTTATTACTCACGACCTCTCTGTGGCGAGATTTTTATGCGATCGCATTGCAGTCATGAATGCTGGTCGCATTGTCGAACTCGGCTCAACCCACGAGATTTTTACCAATCCCCAGCACCCCTATACCCAGACATTACTACAGGCCGCCCCCTTATTGGTCTCACAGCCGCCAAAATAG
- a CDS encoding zf-TFIIB domain-containing protein: MNCPKCKSVSLLDGTLAGNLAVKHCTECKGTWIPAAEYEAWQAQQPELNPVDPESIAQILNVDFVQSPFDTKAALCPECGRYLSRAKVRLKTPFYVERCLNCSGIWCDRGEWEVLSQLGLHTTIEQLFSSEWQIKVEKQQQSEKEREATTEKLGPELAARVFELAEQLAKHPNGDFGVAYLMRQVGVTK; this comes from the coding sequence GTGAACTGTCCAAAATGTAAGAGTGTATCTCTACTCGATGGCACCCTAGCGGGAAATTTAGCTGTAAAGCACTGTACCGAGTGCAAGGGAACCTGGATTCCCGCTGCGGAATATGAGGCATGGCAAGCGCAGCAACCGGAACTGAATCCTGTAGATCCGGAATCTATCGCTCAAATCCTGAATGTAGATTTTGTACAGTCTCCCTTTGATACCAAAGCGGCGCTGTGTCCGGAGTGCGGTCGTTATCTTTCTCGTGCCAAGGTAAGGCTGAAAACGCCGTTTTATGTAGAGCGTTGCCTGAATTGTAGTGGGATTTGGTGCGATCGCGGTGAATGGGAGGTGCTATCGCAATTAGGACTGCACACGACGATTGAGCAGCTGTTTTCCAGTGAATGGCAGATCAAGGTAGAAAAACAGCAACAATCAGAGAAAGAACGTGAAGCCACAACGGAAAAACTCGGTCCCGAATTAGCAGCGCGGGTGTTTGAGCTGGCGGAACAGTTAGCAAAACATCCGAATGGAGATTTTGGTGTCGCCTATCTGATGCGCCAAGTAGGCGTCACAAAATAG
- the patD gene encoding heterocyst frequency control protein PatD: MLPQSYQQRYQELLTALEQLLHTITATHQEREAIAEKFQHVKQVFEQQITTLTGDELDPEIEPRWRSFQTEIYRALRLLEMDMTFLQASRRSATANPRQAAIGDRLSTLMSYCQALLQADGDRESTGEI, translated from the coding sequence ATGTTGCCACAGTCTTACCAACAACGTTATCAGGAACTTCTGACAGCCTTAGAACAGCTGCTGCATACAATCACAGCCACCCATCAAGAACGAGAAGCGATCGCTGAAAAATTTCAACACGTCAAACAAGTTTTTGAACAGCAAATTACCACTTTGACGGGTGATGAATTAGATCCAGAGATTGAGCCTCGGTGGAGGTCTTTCCAGACGGAAATCTATCGGGCGCTGCGACTTTTAGAGATGGATATGACATTTTTGCAGGCATCTCGCCGTTCGGCAACCGCCAATCCCCGGCAAGCTGCGATCGGCGATCGCTTATCAACCCTGATGAGCTACTGTCAAGCTCTCCTACAAGCAGACGGAGATCGGGAAAGCACGGGAGAAATATAA
- a CDS encoding bifunctional (p)ppGpp synthetase/guanosine-3',5'-bis(diphosphate) 3'-pyrophosphohydrolase gives MNTQAPTSTISCAIPDWLQECLKARHEDNQTPKQPTPTEGATAKVFPTPAEADLIGRAFEFAYQLHEGQTRKSGEAYICHPVAVAGLLRELGGGAAMIAAGFLHDVVEDTPVTLDEIEQRFGAEVRLLVDGVTKLSKFSETFSSKTERQAENFRRMFLAMAQDIRVIVVKLADRLHNMRTLEHLPDAKRRRIAQETREIFAPLANRLGIGRFKWELEDLTFKYLEPEAYRKIQELVAEKRADREIRLANVKEILRQGLTSSGVTCLDISGRPKHLYGIYQKMQRQQKEFHEIYDLAAIRMIVETNEECYRALAVVHDAFRPIPGRFKDYIGLPKPNRYQSLHTVVLGITGRPLEVQIRTLEMHHIAEYGIAAHWKYKETGNSSRTQMTATDEKFTWLRQLLEWQSDLKDAQEYLENVKDNLFDDDVYVFTPQGDVVPLTGGSTPVDFAYRIHTEVGNRCAGARVNGRMVTLDTLLRNGDIVEIITQKNSRPSLDWLNFVVTTGAKNRIRQWYKRSHREENIARGRELLEKELGKSGFESLLKSTPMQSVAERCNYHSVDDLLAALGYGEVTLNLVVNRIREAVKGTQTIAAAPDSIKDFAASVALPTSKSPIPTPNTSKTPIAGVEGLLYHRAGCCGPLPGEAIIGVVTRDRGISIHRQGCNNVATVPGDRLVPVSWNPTDSSGRPQTYQISIQIEVLDRVGVFNDILSRLSDDNINVRGAGVKTSDGRPAIIDLCIDIRDLQQLERCFTQIRQISDVLNLRRFGQGCE, from the coding sequence ATGAACACACAAGCCCCAACTTCTACAATTAGTTGTGCTATTCCTGACTGGCTACAGGAATGTTTGAAGGCACGCCACGAGGACAATCAAACACCCAAACAGCCCACCCCGACCGAAGGTGCAACTGCCAAAGTTTTCCCAACCCCTGCGGAAGCTGATTTAATCGGTCGCGCCTTTGAATTTGCTTACCAGCTACACGAAGGTCAGACTCGCAAATCAGGGGAAGCTTACATCTGTCACCCGGTCGCCGTTGCTGGTCTTTTGCGAGAGTTGGGCGGTGGTGCTGCCATGATTGCGGCTGGCTTTCTGCACGATGTGGTAGAAGATACGCCCGTCACCCTCGACGAAATCGAACAGCGCTTCGGCGCAGAAGTGCGGCTGCTAGTAGACGGCGTCACCAAACTTTCTAAATTTTCAGAAACCTTTTCCAGCAAGACCGAACGCCAAGCCGAGAACTTCCGCCGAATGTTTCTGGCAATGGCTCAAGATATCCGGGTGATTGTGGTGAAGCTAGCCGACCGGCTGCACAATATGCGAACCCTAGAACACCTGCCTGATGCAAAACGGCGGCGGATTGCCCAGGAAACGCGAGAAATCTTCGCACCCCTGGCAAATCGACTGGGGATCGGACGATTTAAGTGGGAACTGGAAGATTTGACGTTTAAGTATCTCGAACCCGAAGCTTACCGGAAAATACAAGAGTTGGTGGCAGAAAAACGGGCAGACAGAGAGATTCGATTGGCAAACGTTAAAGAAATTCTCCGGCAAGGACTGACCTCATCTGGGGTTACGTGCCTTGACATCAGCGGACGTCCCAAGCATTTGTATGGGATTTACCAGAAAATGCAGCGGCAGCAGAAGGAATTTCACGAAATCTACGACTTGGCAGCGATTCGGATGATTGTCGAGACGAATGAAGAATGCTACCGCGCCTTAGCTGTCGTTCATGATGCCTTTCGACCGATCCCCGGTCGGTTTAAAGATTACATTGGTTTACCTAAGCCTAACCGCTATCAGTCTCTGCATACGGTAGTTCTCGGAATTACGGGTCGTCCCTTAGAGGTGCAAATTCGGACTTTGGAAATGCATCACATTGCCGAGTACGGAATCGCAGCTCATTGGAAATATAAGGAAACGGGGAATTCTAGCCGTACCCAAATGACAGCAACCGATGAGAAGTTTACCTGGCTGCGGCAGCTGTTGGAATGGCAAAGCGATCTCAAGGATGCTCAGGAATACCTGGAAAACGTCAAAGACAACTTATTTGACGATGATGTTTATGTGTTTACGCCCCAAGGAGACGTGGTACCTCTGACTGGGGGTAGCACTCCTGTTGATTTCGCTTACCGGATTCATACAGAAGTGGGGAATCGCTGTGCAGGGGCGCGGGTCAATGGTCGGATGGTGACACTGGACACGCTCCTGAGAAATGGAGACATTGTTGAGATTATCACCCAGAAAAATAGCCGTCCGAGTTTGGATTGGCTGAATTTTGTGGTGACAACCGGGGCGAAAAACCGGATTCGCCAATGGTACAAGCGATCGCACCGCGAAGAAAATATTGCTCGCGGTCGGGAACTGCTCGAAAAAGAATTGGGCAAAAGTGGCTTTGAATCGCTGCTGAAGTCAACTCCCATGCAGTCGGTCGCCGAACGATGTAATTACCACAGCGTCGATGATTTATTGGCTGCCCTTGGTTACGGGGAAGTCACTCTAAATCTGGTCGTCAATCGCATCCGAGAAGCCGTGAAAGGGACTCAAACGATTGCCGCTGCTCCCGACTCGATCAAAGATTTTGCAGCGTCTGTCGCACTCCCAACCTCGAAAAGCCCGATCCCAACTCCCAACACCAGTAAAACTCCCATCGCGGGTGTGGAAGGGTTACTGTATCATCGCGCTGGATGTTGCGGGCCGCTCCCCGGTGAAGCGATTATTGGTGTAGTGACCCGCGATCGCGGAATTTCTATTCACCGCCAAGGGTGCAATAATGTGGCGACTGTCCCAGGCGATCGCTTAGTCCCCGTTAGCTGGAACCCCACCGACTCCAGTGGACGTCCCCAAACCTACCAAATTAGCATTCAAATTGAAGTGCTTGACCGCGTCGGAGTCTTTAACGATATCTTGTCCCGTTTAAGCGATGACAATATCAATGTGCGGGGTGCAGGGGTGAAAACATCCGATGGGCGACCGGCAATTATCGACCTCTGTATTGATATCCGCGATCTCCAACAACTAGAGCGTTGTTTCACCCAAATTCGCCAAATCAGTGACGTTCTCAATTTACGTCGCTTTGGTCAAGGATGTGAATAG
- a CDS encoding YegS/Rv2252/BmrU family lipid kinase — MTNDVKRSACLIFNPVAGQSDADQDLAKIRALLEPEFDLDIYLTTPEVDAAQLAREAVERGATTIIASGGDGTLSAAADALVGTNIPMGVISRGTANALASALGLPDTIDAACETILGGVTRVVDAAYCNGKPMILLAGIGFEAEAVERADRETKNRLGMLAYILAGIQQLRQFNTFEVEIETEDKIVKLTAAAVTIANAAPPTSILAQGPAGILFDDGLLDLTVVAPSNVAGAIAASYHLLQTALSGSAAERDDIGYLRARRIQVRTNPEQKVVVDGEIIGTTPIDVECIPGGLRLLVPLMEESLPMEKLEGLPSVIIESKENSIPPEEV; from the coding sequence ATGACTAATGACGTAAAACGCTCTGCGTGTCTCATTTTTAATCCAGTTGCCGGTCAAAGCGATGCCGATCAAGATTTGGCAAAAATTCGGGCACTTTTAGAGCCGGAGTTTGACCTAGATATTTATCTGACGACGCCAGAAGTTGATGCCGCTCAACTGGCAAGAGAAGCAGTGGAACGCGGTGCCACTACCATCATTGCCTCTGGTGGTGACGGTACCCTCTCAGCCGCCGCCGATGCCTTGGTGGGGACGAACATTCCAATGGGCGTGATTTCAAGAGGAACCGCAAATGCCCTGGCCTCTGCTTTAGGGCTACCGGATACGATAGACGCCGCCTGCGAGACAATTTTGGGAGGTGTCACGCGGGTAGTGGATGCCGCCTACTGCAACGGCAAACCGATGATATTACTCGCGGGGATCGGTTTTGAGGCAGAAGCCGTTGAACGGGCGGACAGAGAGACGAAGAACCGCTTGGGGATGCTGGCATACATCTTGGCAGGAATTCAACAGTTGCGGCAGTTCAACACATTCGAGGTTGAGATTGAGACGGAAGACAAAATCGTGAAACTCACCGCTGCTGCCGTAACGATTGCCAATGCTGCACCCCCCACATCCATTTTGGCTCAAGGTCCAGCGGGTATCCTTTTTGATGATGGGTTGCTAGATTTAACCGTCGTCGCACCGAGTAACGTTGCCGGAGCGATCGCTGCCTCTTATCATTTACTTCAAACGGCGTTAAGTGGCAGTGCGGCAGAACGAGACGACATCGGCTATCTGCGAGCTAGACGGATTCAAGTCCGAACTAATCCAGAGCAAAAAGTCGTCGTAGATGGGGAAATTATCGGCACTACTCCGATTGATGTCGAGTGCATTCCTGGCGGCTTAAGGCTTTTGGTGCCTCTGATGGAAGAATCCCTGCCGATGGAAAAACTTGAAGGTTTACCCAGTGTAATCATTGAATCCAAGGAGAATTCAATTCCGCCTGAAGAGGTTTGA